From Diospyros lotus cultivar Yz01 chromosome 4, ASM1463336v1, whole genome shotgun sequence, a single genomic window includes:
- the LOC127800126 gene encoding uncharacterized protein LOC127800126 → MGDSSNITLRLFDLLDINDFMVWATDDQVSKFCSWDTYKSKEAVMRYITDVVIPHPWFRAICLDNRPIGAISVIPNEGRDGCRAELGYVLGSNYWGRGIATRAVKMVATTIFTEWPHVERLEALVDVDNPGSQKVLLKAGFQREGVLRKYCLLKGKTRDIVMFSLLSTDPQVN, encoded by the coding sequence ATGGGGGATTCTTCAAACATCACACTGCGCCTGTTTGATCTGTTGGACATCAATGATTTCATGGTCTGGGCCACGGACGATCAAGTCAGCAAATTCTGTTCATGGGACACTTACAAATCCAAAGAAGCCGTCATGCGCTATATCACCGATGTCGTCATCCCTCACCCATGGTTCAGAGCCATATGCCTGGACAACCGCCCGATCGGGGCCATTTCGGTGATTCCCAACGAGGGAAGAGATGGCTGCAGAGCCGAGCTTGGATACGTCTTGGGATCGAACTATTGGGGCAGAGGGATTGCCACGAGGGCCGTGAAGATGGTGGCTACTACCATATTCACCGAGTGGCCGCACGTGGAGAGGCTTGAGGCTCTGGTTGATGTCGACAACCCGGGGTCTCAGAAGGTGTTGCTGAAGGCCGGGTTCCAGAGAGAAGGTGTTCTGAGGAAGTATTGTCTTCTGAAGGGGAAAACTAGGGATATCGTGATGTTCAGCCTTCTTTCGACTGATCCACAGGTGAACTGA
- the LOC127800128 gene encoding FCS-Like Zinc finger 8-like: MADCGSLPSPKDKFIKPISSIFTSPKLFTGLASKGFTDTESSPSPTSILDGKTFFGSRNPIWSETKKSPKPESRSYWDRLDSRKLGLGILDALSDEQSDEKPAKTQSRMVLFGSQLKIQIPPLPSPAPADSPKSPADFGIKTRNSHLGSFSPSPARKSPFGSANSGLDNSNCCLSATEMELSEDYTCVISYGPNPKTTHIFDDCIVESCCGEVGFSAARKNDGLFPNESMSFPPDSFLSFCYSCKNNLWLGKDIYMYRGEKAFCSSECRYKEMMKMESVDAYREL, translated from the exons ATGGCCGATTGTGGCTCTTTACCATCACCCAAAGACAAATTCATAAAACCCATTTCATCAATTTTCACCTCTCCAAAACTTTTCACCGGTTTAGCATCAAAGGGATTCACTGACACGGAATCTTCCCCTAGCCCAACTTCAATCCTTGATGGCAAAACCTTCTTCGGTTCAAGAAACCCTATATGGTCTGAAACCAAAAAATCCCCAAAACCTGAAAGCAGAAGCTATTGGGATAGGTTGGATTCCAGGAAGCTTGGCCTTGGCATTCTCGACGCCCTCAGCGACGAACAATCTGATGAAAAACCCGCCAAAACCCAGAGCAGAATGGTTTTGTTTGGATCACAGTTGAAGATCCAAATCCCTCCCCTGCCTTCCCCTGCTCCGGCCGATTCTCCCAAATCGCCGGCCGATTTCGGCATCAAGACGAGGAATTCTCACCTGGGTTCTTTCTCTCCATCTCCGGCCAGAAAATCCCCTTTCGGGTCTGCAAATTCGGGCCTTGACAACTCAAATTGCTGCCTCTCCGCTACTGAAATGGAGCTTTCAGAGGATTATACTTGTGTAATCTCGTATGGCCCGAATCCCAAGACTACCCATATTTTTGATGATTGTATTGTTGAGAGTTGCTGTGGAGAGGTCGGATTCTCCGCCGCCAGAAAAAACGATGGGCTCTTCCCTAATGAATCCATGAGCTTTCCACCCGATAGTTTTCTCAGCTTCTGCTACAGCTGCAAGAATAATCTTTGGCTAGGCAAGGACATTTACATGTACAG AGGCGAGAAAGCTTTCTGCAGCAGCGAATGCCGGTACAAGGAGATGATGAAAATGGAGTCTGTCGATGCTTACAGGGAGCTATAA
- the LOC127800129 gene encoding folate-biopterin transporter 1, chloroplastic → MASAVTCRLFSIIPSQNPVLSFFPLAAIRSRICRKRQIASRARKTSRRKTPLLQPATDMSVSLQMPATSHRRDRDEFDPFLDSRNREGDLLTTDKEEEMFTSSRTVPRKNKSLMGPITFFGVELTPDNIAVAMVYFVQGVLGLSRLAVSFYLKDDLHLDPAETAVISGFSALPWLIKPLYGFISDSFPLFGYRRRSYLVLSGLLGAFSWCLMATFVDSKYDATFCILLGSLSVAFSDVVVDSMVVERARGESQSMSGSLQSLCWGSSAFGGIVSAYFSGSLVDAYGVRFVFGVTALLPLITSAVAALVKEQPVLGLAKGQSLSFARPGFFESSKDNIIQLWYAVRQPNVFLPTLFIFLWQATPQSDSAMFFFTTNKLGFTPEFLGRVKLVTSVASLIGVGIYNGFLKNVPLQKTFLATTILGAGLGMTQVFLVTGLNRQFGISDEWFAVGDSLILTVLGQASFMPVLVLAARLCPQGMEATLFATLMSISNGGSVLGGLLGAGLTQLFGVTKDSFNNLAVLIILCNLSSLLPLPLLGLLPRDDPDANSTGNGGDIEMKSN, encoded by the exons atggcTTCTGCAGTAACTTGTAGGTTATTTTCAATCATACCCTCGCAAAATCCAGTTCTGTCCTTCTTCCCCCTCGCTGCAATCCGCTCTCGGATCTGCCGGAAAAGGCAGATTGCCTCTAGGGCCCGCAAAACCAGCCGCCGGAAAACACCTCTCTTGCAGCCGGCAACGGACATGTCCGTCAGCCTTCAGATGCCTGCAACGTCCCACCGTCGGGACAGAGACGAGTTCGATCCATTTCTGGATTCTAGAAACC GAGAGGGGGATTTGCTAACAACTGATAAGGAAGAAGAGATGTTCACTTCTAGTAGGACTGTTCCACGCAAGAATAAATCCCTTATGGGACCTATAACATTTTTTGGTGTGGAGCTTACTCCAGATAACATTGCAGTGGCTATGGTATACTTTGTGCAAGGTGTCTTGGGCCTTTCCAGGCTTGCTGTTAGTTTTTACTTGAAAGATGATCTACATTTAGATCCTGCAGAG ACAGCTGTGATATCCGGCTTCTCAGCATTACCTTGGCTTATCAAGCCTCTCTATGGATTTATTAG TGATTCTTTCCCACTTTTTGGGTACCGAAGAAGATCATACTTGGTTCTATCAGGACTGCTTGGAGCATTCTCATGGTGTTTGATGGCTACCTTTGTTGACAGCAAGTACGATGCCACTTTCTGCATACTTCTTGGATCCCTTTCTGTTGCCTTCTCTGATGTT GTTGTAGACTCGATGGTTGTAGAGAGGGCTCGTGGTGAGTCACAAAGCATGTCAGGATCTCTTCAATCGTTATGCTGGGGTTCCTCAGCTTTTGGAGGAATTGTGAGTGCCTACTTTAGTGGCTCCCTGGTGGATGCTTATGGTGTAAG GTTCGTTTTTGGTGTTACAGCATTGCTTCCACTAATAACATCTGCAGTTGCAGCACTTGTGAAGGAGCAGCCGGTGCTTGGCCTTGCAAAGGGACAGAGCCTTTCTTTTGCCAGGCCTGGCTTTTTTGAAAGCTCAAAAGACAATATTATTCAGTTATGGTATGCTGTCAGGCAGCCAAATGTGTTTCTTcccactttatttattttcctgtGGCAGGCAACACCACAATCCGATTCTGCCATGTTTTTCTTCAC TACCAACAAACTTGGTTTTACCCCAGAATTTCTTGGTCGTGTTAAGCTGGTGACATCAGTTGCATCACTAATTGGAGTCGGAATATATAatggttttttgaaaaatgttccGCTGCAGAAAACTTTTCTTGCTACAACCATATTGGGTGCAGGTCTTGGGATGACTCAG GTGTTCCTTGTTACTGGACTAAATAGGCAGTTTGGTATTAGTGACGAGTGGTTTGCTGTCGGGGATTCTTTAATTTTAACAGTTCTTGGTCAG GCATCTTTCATGCCGGTTCTGGTTTTAGCAGCGAGGTTATGTCCTCAGGGAATGGAAGCAACCCTTTTTGCAACCCTAATGTCTATATCAAACGGAGGAAGTGTCCTTGGGGGGCTGCTCGGCGCCGGGCTTACTCAGCTCTTTGGCGTCACCAAGGACAGCTTCAACAACTTGGCCGTTCTGATAATTCTCTGCAATCTCAGCTCTTTGTTGCCCTTGCCACTGCTTGGCCTGCTTCCTCGAGATGATCCTGATGCCAATTCCACGGGAAATGGAGGAGATATTGAGATGAAGTCTAATTGA
- the LOC127800181 gene encoding uncharacterized protein LOC127800181 yields the protein MEIELVKCECCGLKEDCTQDYISEVKAKFEGKWLCGLCSEAVRDEVIRGKKPFGMEEAVKAHMSFCRKYKSNPAIRVADGMRQLLRRRSLDASSSSNSSSPSKKYTAKSASTSQVGDESSFSHY from the coding sequence ATGGAGATTGAATTGGTCAAGTGTGAGTGCTGTGGGCTGAAAGAGGACTGCACTCAAGACTACATCAGTGAGGTGAAGGCCAAGTTTGAAGGGAAATGGCTATGCGGGCTGTGCTCAGAAGCAGTGAGAGATGAAGTTATCAGAGGGAAGAAGCCATTTGGGATGGAAGAAGCTGTCAAGGCTCACATGTCCTTCTGCCGGAAATATAAATCAAATCCTGCGATTCGAGTTGCCGACGGGATGAGGCAGCTGCTGAGGAGAAGATCATTGGATGCCTCGTCATCTTCTAATTCCTCGTCTCCTTCCAAGAAGTACACTGCAAAATCAGCTTCCACTTCACAAGTGGGAGATGAATCATCTTTCTCCCATTACTAG
- the LOC127800741 gene encoding uncharacterized protein LOC127800741, translating into MKTLVITASSSVKSTATTMDESRSETRDTFYFPGCRKDANCNCEMCLASINATLDLIPASSLTKLSASKPVPRTPISFNPSVISTPTSSNSPRILVSPPFSSTARMIFRDKTRRKKRELSIGFLMVRLVLGLSLVFSADGGFSWAVSKALKPELSPEIVRNLGEKSWVSQNLTEKLELLQKELQSLTNGKVSDCSSTDSLWKIHQDGLLLNSECTLYKSATEEVSIWGWPLQTAGLLTAEFSSRSFTILSGRVTEWVDGKVSYSTRKANQSWLHQKWSASAVQLDQKTWILEYKHAGVLENSRLISAALEFLKFRLSREVKRMNQGFWLLPASEAQENDFVGFRVPT; encoded by the exons ATGAAAACACTGGTAATCACAGCATCCTCCTCCGTGAAATCCACCGCCACCACCATGGACGAAAGCCGATCTGAAACCAGAGACACCTTTTACTTCCCGGGATGCCGGAAAGACGCTAACTGCAACTGCGAGATGTGCCTGGCCAGCATCAATGCCACCCTCGATCTCATCCCCGCAAGCTCACTCACCAAACTCTCGGCCTCGAAACCCGTCCCAAGAACCCCCATTTCGTTTAATCCTTCGGTCATATCCACGCCCACATCCAGTAATAGTCCTCGGATTCTGGTGTCGCCTCCTTTCAGTTCCACGGCGAGAATGATTTTCCGTGACAAGacgaggaggaagaaaagagagcTGAGTATTGGGTTCTTGATGGTGAGATTGGTTCTGGGTCTGAGCTTGGTTTTCTCGGCCGACGGTGGATTTTCTTGGGCGGTTTCCAAGGCTCTAAAGCCCGAGTTGTCACCCGAGATAGTGAggaatttgggagagaaatCATGGGTTTCGCAGAATTTAACCGAGAAATTGGAATTATTGCAGAAAGAGCTACAGAGTTTGACGAATGGGAAGGTTTCAGATTGCAGTTCTACTGATTCTTTGTGGAAAATTCATCAG GATGGTTTGCTATTGAATTCAGAGTGTACGCTGTACAAGTCTGCTACGGAGGAGGTGAGCATATGGGGATGGCCTTTGCAGACTGCTGGATTGCTCACAGCTGAATTTTCTTCACGATCATTCACAATCTTATCTGGAAGAGTTACAGAG TGGGTTGATGGGAAGGTCAGCTATTCAACTAGGAAGGCCAACCAGTCCTGGTTACACCAGAAATGGAGCGCCTCAGCAGTTCAATTAGATCAAAAAACCTGGATTCTTGAATATAAGCATGCCGGAGTATTGGAGAACTCGAGGTTGATTTCTGCAGCGCTGGAATTTCTTAAGTTCCGGTTGTCAAGAGAAGTCAAGAGGATGAATCAAGGGTTCTGGCTGTTGCCTGCTTCGGAAGCGcaggaaaatgattttgtaggcTTCAGAGTCCCAACGTGA
- the LOC127800740 gene encoding pentatricopeptide repeat-containing protein At4g14820, which produces MAATATMTQPITTFPPHPNPTIHHHNRHSHLLSALSSATSISHLKQLHAQILRSGLDRSTSLLLKLAVSSCALSRSSLPYALSVFAQIPRPQTRISNSFLRELSRSSEPESALFLFEKLLKEGLRVDRFSFPALLKASSRVQALMEGMEIHGLGVKLGFDSDPFVQTAVVRMYAACGRISDARMMFEKMSHRDVVTWSIMIDGYSQSGLFDDVLMLFEEMKRSDVEPDEMILSTVLSACGRAGNLNCGKAIHELITEKDMVLDSHLVSALITMYSSCGSMELAQDLYDQLSSKNVVVSTAMVSGYSKLGKVEAARLIFDQIDEKDLVCWSAMISGYAESEHPQEALDLFNEMQVLGIKPDHITMLSVVSACANLGALEKSKWIHKHVDKYGFSEALSISNALIDMYAKCGSLEGAREVFNRMHRRNVITWTSMISAFAMHGDAANSVKLFNQMKAENIQPNGVTFVSVLYACSHAGLVDEGQKIFASMVNEYNIVPKHEHYGCMVDLFGRANLLREALELVEQMPLAPNVVIWGSLMAACRVHKEVELGEFAAKRLLDLEPNHDGAHVLLSNIYAKERRWEDVREVRRLMKHKGVFKERGCSRLELNNEIHEFLMADRSHKQADEIYAKLDEVVGDLKLVGYAPNTCDVLVDVNEDEKEEMVLWHSEKLALCYGLMKEEEGSSIHIVKNLRICEDCHDFMKLVSKVYQRNIIVRDRTRFHHYKDGKCSCKDYW; this is translated from the exons ATGGCCGCCACCGCCACCATGACCCAACCCATTACCACCTTCCCTCCCCACCCAAACCCCACCATCCACCACCATAACCGCCATAGTCACCTCCTCTCAGCTCTAAGCTCAGCCACCTCCATCTCCCACCTCAAGCAACTCCACGCCCAAATCCTCCGCTCCGGCCTCGACCGATCCACCTCCCTCCTCCTCAAGCTCGCTGTCTCTTCCTGCGCTCTCTCCCGTAGCAGCCTCCCCTACGCCCTCTCCGTCTTTGCCCAAATCCCCAGACCTCAAACCCGTATCTCAAACAGCTTCTTGCGCGAATTGTCGCGCAGCAGCGAGCCCGAGAGCGCCCTTTTTCTGTTCGAGAAGTTGCTAAAGGAGGGACTTCGTGTTGACCGGTTTAGCTTTCCTGCGCTGCTGAAGGCGTCGTCGCGAGTTCAGGCGCTAATGGAAGGGATGGAGATTCATGGGCTAGGCGTGAAGTTGGGTTTTGATTCGGACCCGTTTGTGCAGACGGCTGTGGTTCGAATGTATGCTGCTTGTGGCCGAATTTCAGATGCGCGTATGATGTTCGAGAAAATGTCTCATAGAGATGTCGTCACTTGGAGCATTATGATTGACGG TTACTCTCAGAGTGGCCTGTTTGATGATGTCCTAATGCTGTTTGAGGAGATGAAGAGATCCGATGTGGAACCGGATGAGATGATTCTTTCGACAGTTCTTTCTGCTTGTGGCCGTGCTGGAAACTTGAATTGCGGGAAAGCAATACATGAGCTAATAACCGAGAAAGACATGGTCCTGGACTCTCATTTGGTGAGTGCTCTTATCACCATGTATTCAAGTTGTGGATCCATGGAGTTGGCCCAGGATTTGTACGATCAGTTGTCATCAAAAAATGTAGTTGTGTCAACTGCCATGGTGTCTGGGTACTCCAAACTTGGAAAGGTTGAAGCAGCACGCTTaatttttgatcaaatagaTGAAAAGGACTTGGTCTGTTGGAGTGCCATGATATCTGGTTATGCAGAAAGTGAGCATCCCCAAGAAGCTCTTGATCTGTTCAATGAGATGCAGGTTTTGGGGATAAAACCTGACCACATAACCATGTTGAGTGTTGTGTCAGCTTGTGCTAATCTTGGTGCATTAGAGAAATCCAAATGGATTCATAAGCATGTTGACAAGTATGGATTCAGTGAAGCTTTGTCTATTAGCAATGCTCTTATTGATATGTATGCCAAGTGTGGGAGTTTGGAGGGAGCTAGAGAAGTTTTTAATAGGATGCATAGAAGGAATGTGATAACGTGGACCAGCATGATCAGCGCCTTTGCCATGCACGGGGATGCTGCTAATTCAGTGAAGCTTTTCAATCAAATGAAAGCTGAAAATATTCAGCCCAATGGGGTTACATTTGTGAGTGTCCTATATGCTTGCAGCCATGCAGGATTAGTTGATGAGGGCCAAAAAATCTTCGCCTCGATGGTAAATGAATACAACATTGTGCCTAAGCATGAGCACTATGGTTGCATGGTAGATCTCTTTGGCCGTGCCAATTTACTCCGAGAAGCTCTTGAGCTTGTAGAGCAAATGCCTTTGGCCCCGAATGTTGTGATTTGGGGATCTCTGATGGCTGCTTGCCGGGTACACAAAGAAGTTGAATTGGGAGAATTTGCTGCCAAACGGCTCCTTGACCTTGAACCTAATCATGACGGAGCCCATGTCCTCTTATCAAACATTTATGCCAAAGAAAGGAGATGGGAAGATGTTAGGGAGGTAAGGAGATTGATGAAACATAAAGGCGTGTTCAAGGAGCGCGGGTGTAGTAGGCTTGAACTAAATAATGAGATACACGAGTTTCTGATGGCAGATAGGAGTCATAAACAAGCAGATGAGATCTATGCAAAGCTAGACGAGGTGGTGGGTGATTTAAAGCTGGTTGGTTATGCTCCAAATACCTGTGACGTTTTGGTTGACGTAAACGAAGACGAAAAGGAGGAAATGGTTTTATGGCATAGTGAAAAGCTAGCACTTTGTTATGGGCTGATGAAAGAGGAAGAAGGCTCCTCCATTCACATAGTTAAGAACCTTAGGATCTGTGAGGACTGCCATGACTTTATGAAGCTCGTATCAAAGGTGTATCAGAGGAACATTATTGTCAGAGATAGGACTAGGTTTCACCATTACAAAGATGGCAAGTGTTCTTGTAAAGATTACTGGTGA
- the LOC127800670 gene encoding uncharacterized protein LOC127800670 isoform X1 has product MGDPLFELEQVLRSKQETLTSQEANVLMTCRARVVKDFIIGAAASGGLAWLVNPKLRNLTRIQISAGAAALSGTWRSIRSLESCLEHILSLDGSRMQKELANILVKRHGDNPKIAQFLSKRFYSEKVFDDYSIDQPRLRWRYRNFFSDNLSPQRTHGENTDEPKLASETVRRFILPTIPPPHPSEGKAAATGGLVAGIEHATMFMRLLEFFNSLHFLNWLMRCCQDILVWNAFILFWELWFTALHIAWNCHASLRTLTLVCMHN; this is encoded by the exons ATGGGCGACCCTCTCTTTGAACTCGAACAAGTTCTCCGATCCAAACAG GAGACCTTGACGAGCCAAGAAGCAAATGTTCTTATGACATGCAGAGCTAGGGTTGTGAAGGATTTCATTATTGGCGCCGCCGCTAGTGGCGGTCTCGCTTGGCTAG TTAATCCAAAGCTAAGAAATTTGACTCGCATCCAAATTTCAGCAG GAGCTGCTGCTCTTTCTGGCACATGGAGATCTATTAGGTCGCTAGAGTCTTGTCTTGAACATATACTTTCTTTGGATGGAAGTAGGATGCAGAAGGAGTTAGCAAATAT ACTGGTGAAAAGGCATGGGGATAACCCAAAGATTGCACAGTTTCTCTCCAAACGTTTCTACTCAGAGAAGGTTTTTGATGATTATTCTATAGATCAGCCAAGGTTAAGGTGGCGATATCGAAATTTCTTTTCTGATAATCTTAGTCCTCAGAGGACACATGGAGAGAACACTGATGAGCCGAAGCTTGCTTCT GAAACAGTGAGGAGATTCATCCTACCGACAATACCTCCACCACATCCCTCGGAAGGAAAGGCCGCAGCCACCGGAGGTCTCGTCGCCGGCATCGAACACGCCACCATGTTCATGAGGcttcttgaatttttcaattcGCTTCATTTCTTAAATTGGCTGATGCGGTGTTGTCAGGATATCTTAGTTTGgaatgcttttattttattctggGAACTTTGGTTTACAGCTCTGCATATTGCCTGGAATTGCCATGCTTCACTAAGGACGCTCACTTTAGTTTGCATGCATAATTAG
- the LOC127800670 gene encoding uncharacterized protein LOC127800670 isoform X2, with the protein MGDPLFELEQVLRSKQETLTSQEANVLMTCRARVVKDFIIGAAASGGLAWLGAAALSGTWRSIRSLESCLEHILSLDGSRMQKELANILVKRHGDNPKIAQFLSKRFYSEKVFDDYSIDQPRLRWRYRNFFSDNLSPQRTHGENTDEPKLASETVRRFILPTIPPPHPSEGKAAATGGLVAGIEHATMFMRLLEFFNSLHFLNWLMRCCQDILVWNAFILFWELWFTALHIAWNCHASLRTLTLVCMHN; encoded by the exons ATGGGCGACCCTCTCTTTGAACTCGAACAAGTTCTCCGATCCAAACAG GAGACCTTGACGAGCCAAGAAGCAAATGTTCTTATGACATGCAGAGCTAGGGTTGTGAAGGATTTCATTATTGGCGCCGCCGCTAGTGGCGGTCTCGCTTGGCTAG GAGCTGCTGCTCTTTCTGGCACATGGAGATCTATTAGGTCGCTAGAGTCTTGTCTTGAACATATACTTTCTTTGGATGGAAGTAGGATGCAGAAGGAGTTAGCAAATAT ACTGGTGAAAAGGCATGGGGATAACCCAAAGATTGCACAGTTTCTCTCCAAACGTTTCTACTCAGAGAAGGTTTTTGATGATTATTCTATAGATCAGCCAAGGTTAAGGTGGCGATATCGAAATTTCTTTTCTGATAATCTTAGTCCTCAGAGGACACATGGAGAGAACACTGATGAGCCGAAGCTTGCTTCT GAAACAGTGAGGAGATTCATCCTACCGACAATACCTCCACCACATCCCTCGGAAGGAAAGGCCGCAGCCACCGGAGGTCTCGTCGCCGGCATCGAACACGCCACCATGTTCATGAGGcttcttgaatttttcaattcGCTTCATTTCTTAAATTGGCTGATGCGGTGTTGTCAGGATATCTTAGTTTGgaatgcttttattttattctggGAACTTTGGTTTACAGCTCTGCATATTGCCTGGAATTGCCATGCTTCACTAAGGACGCTCACTTTAGTTTGCATGCATAATTAG
- the LOC127800670 gene encoding uncharacterized protein LOC127800670 isoform X3, whose amino-acid sequence MGDPLFELEQVLRSKQETLTSQEANVLMTCRARVVKDFIIGAAASGGLAWLVNPKLRNLTRIQISAGAAALSGTWRSIRSLESCLEHILSLDGSRMQKELANILVKRHGDNPKIAQFLSKRFYSEKVFDDYSIDQPRLRWRYRNFFSDNLSPQRTHGENTDEPKLASKNNPPMEALTDPLNCVFGLPGNSEEIHPTDNTSTTSLGRKGRSHRRSRRRHRTRHHVHEAS is encoded by the exons ATGGGCGACCCTCTCTTTGAACTCGAACAAGTTCTCCGATCCAAACAG GAGACCTTGACGAGCCAAGAAGCAAATGTTCTTATGACATGCAGAGCTAGGGTTGTGAAGGATTTCATTATTGGCGCCGCCGCTAGTGGCGGTCTCGCTTGGCTAG TTAATCCAAAGCTAAGAAATTTGACTCGCATCCAAATTTCAGCAG GAGCTGCTGCTCTTTCTGGCACATGGAGATCTATTAGGTCGCTAGAGTCTTGTCTTGAACATATACTTTCTTTGGATGGAAGTAGGATGCAGAAGGAGTTAGCAAATAT ACTGGTGAAAAGGCATGGGGATAACCCAAAGATTGCACAGTTTCTCTCCAAACGTTTCTACTCAGAGAAGGTTTTTGATGATTATTCTATAGATCAGCCAAGGTTAAGGTGGCGATATCGAAATTTCTTTTCTGATAATCTTAGTCCTCAGAGGACACATGGAGAGAACACTGATGAGCCGAAGCTTGCTTCT AAGAACAACCCTCCCATGGAAGCACTCACAGACCCTCTTAATTGTGTCTTTGGACTCCCAGGAAACAGTGAGGAGATTCATCCTACCGACAATACCTCCACCACATCCCTCGGAAGGAAAGGCCGCAGCCACCGGAGGTCTCGTCGCCGGCATCGAACACGCCACCATGTTCATGAGGcttcttga
- the LOC127800671 gene encoding uncharacterized protein LOC127800671: protein MIKIQVVEDDARARHVLIAYIYISLSLFHLAFCVQKQKREPKGSIRRHSLMNRSFSNPDLIKILILFVFGFLFAFESVLETDAMKVHPMASKRNITTRDAMYSSSSSSSLPEGNSLKRLRRLPHVFGKVLELPFRSDADVAVEETSDCFRFVAGAEGSGAFSGAVRAHVVEIHPGVTKIVVRSGGGRGGEEVVELLLKELEVDVWRFRLPSGTRPELVTAVFADGELIVTVPKSRELAAGEGLGGFGRLVLVQ, encoded by the coding sequence ATGATTAAAATCCAAGTTGTTGAAGATGACGCACGTGCAAGGCACGTGCTcatcgcatatatatatatttctctctctctcttccatttaGCTTTTTGTGTTCAAAAACAGAAACGTGAACCGAAAGGCTCCATCCGGCGCCATTCATTGATGAATCGGTCCTTTTCCAATCCTGATCTGATTAAGATTTTGATATTGTTCGTATTCGGATTCCTTTTCGCATTCGAATCGGTGCTGGAAACCGATGCCATGAAGGTGCACCCGATGGCGTCGAAGCGGAACATCACAACCCGAGACGCCATgtattcatcatcttcttcttcctctctgcCGGAGGGGAATTCCCTGAAGCGGCTGCGGCGGCTTCCCCACGTGTTCGGGAAGGTTCTGGAGCTGCCGTTTCGCTCCGACGCCGACGTCGCCGTGGAGGAGACCTCCGACTGTTTCCGCTTCGTGGCCGGGGCCGAGGGGAGCGGGGCGTTCTCCGGTGCCGTCAGGGCCCACGTTGTGGAGATTCACCCTGGCGTCACCAAGATTGTGGTTCGAAGTGGCGGCGGCCGTGGTGGCGAGGAGGTGGTGGAGTTGTTGCTGAAGGAGCTAGAGGTGGACGTGTGGCGTTTCCGGCTGCCATCGGGGACGCGGCCGGAGCTGGTGACGGCCGTGTTCGCCGACGGCGAACTGATCGTGACGGTACCCAAAAGCCGAGAGTTGGCGGCTGGAGAGGGCCTCGGGGGCTTCGGACGGCTCGTTCTTGTGCAGTAG